The following are encoded together in the Candidatus Omnitrophota bacterium genome:
- a CDS encoding diguanylate cyclase: MKIPKNIDSLIFNDINVGVYRNTPGTHGKFIRVNDALVRMFGYSNQKEFLKKVRPSDVYFYSGDRKKFSELLAKKGFVRRKELVLKRRDGTLAYVQITATAVKDKRGKVRWFDGIIEDVTKFRREQERFRHIFENSPVAIWEEDLSAVLQLIRRLQKQGTKDLRKYFLSHPAIVAHAFRNIKILDINKAALQLYGAKNKKELVKNFGKTFAAGALEILTDEFLTLAKGEKNFSTELKSRTIDGKMRDVLLRVSVPDGYERSLSRVIVTLEDITERKQLERHLKKVAQQDGLTKLFNSRAISKRLDEELIRAKRYNLNLSCLMLDVDYFKVINDKFGHQKGDQILKRVATLIKTSLRRSDIVGRYGGDEFLAILTQTKPENAKIAAERIRQLVTAQRFPSYKNIPTKITVSIGVSGYPHKDVKDFRNLISNADKALYLAKGSGRDCVILS, encoded by the coding sequence ATGAAAATACCTAAGAATATCGATAGCCTTATTTTTAATGACATTAACGTCGGTGTTTACCGCAATACGCCCGGCACGCATGGAAAATTTATCCGCGTTAATGATGCGCTAGTTCGCATGTTCGGCTACAGCAATCAAAAGGAATTCTTAAAAAAGGTTCGCCCGTCCGATGTTTATTTTTATTCCGGCGATCGCAAGAAATTTAGCGAACTACTTGCCAAAAAAGGTTTTGTCCGAAGAAAAGAGCTTGTCTTAAAACGTCGAGACGGAACATTGGCGTATGTGCAAATTACGGCAACAGCGGTGAAAGACAAAAGAGGGAAAGTCCGTTGGTTTGATGGGATCATTGAGGATGTAACGAAGTTTCGCCGGGAACAGGAGCGGTTTCGCCATATTTTTGAAAATTCACCCGTTGCCATCTGGGAAGAAGATTTATCGGCTGTTCTTCAGCTTATCAGGCGCTTGCAGAAACAGGGGACAAAAGACCTGCGAAAATATTTCTTGAGTCATCCTGCGATCGTTGCTCATGCTTTTCGGAATATTAAAATTTTAGATATCAATAAGGCTGCCTTGCAACTTTATGGAGCGAAGAATAAAAAAGAATTAGTTAAAAATTTTGGAAAAACATTTGCCGCCGGCGCTTTAGAGATATTAACGGATGAATTTCTTACCCTGGCCAAAGGTGAAAAGAATTTTTCCACAGAGTTAAAAAGTAGAACCATTGATGGCAAGATGCGCGATGTGCTTTTGCGCGTCTCAGTTCCTGATGGTTACGAAAGAAGCCTTTCCCGTGTTATTGTTACCTTGGAAGATATTACAGAACGTAAACAGCTTGAGCGGCATTTAAAAAAAGTTGCTCAGCAAGACGGTTTGACGAAATTATTCAACAGTCGCGCCATATCCAAGCGGCTGGATGAAGAGCTTATTCGAGCCAAGCGCTATAATCTTAATCTTTCCTGCCTGATGCTGGATGTTGATTATTTTAAAGTGATCAATGATAAATTTGGACATCAAAAAGGCGATCAGATCTTAAAGCGTGTTGCGACCTTGATCAAAACGAGCTTGCGCCGCTCGGATATTGTCGGCCGTTATGGAGGCGATGAGTTTCTGGCGATCTTGACCCAAACGAAACCTGAAAATGCCAAGATCGCCGCCGAGCGTATCCGCCAATTGGTTACCGCGCAAAGGTTTCCTTCATATAAAAATATTCCAACCAAGATTACGGTCAGCATCGGTGTCAGCGGTTATCCTCATAAGGATGTTAAGGATTTTCGGAATTTGATCTCAAATGCTGATAAAGCGCTTTATCTTGCAAAAGGTTCCGGCCGAGATTGCGTTATTTTGTCATAA
- the gpmI gene encoding 2,3-bisphosphoglycerate-independent phosphoglycerate mutase — protein sequence MSFNLSKLNNFKTRPGPLLLIILDGVGLGKRDNSDGVFMAKTPCLDELMKGKLYTTLKAHGTAVGMPSDEDMGNSEVGHNALGAGRVFAQGAKLVSEAINAKRIFQTPLWGKLIAQAKHDNKSLHFIGLLSDGNVHSHIDHLFALLNQCVKEEVKKVRLHILLDGRDVGQKSAPIYLEKTEKLLSEISKQKGFDYRIASGGGRMVTTMDRYNADWTIVKRGWDAHVLGKGRQFSSAMEAVSKYYEEDEKITDQYLNAFVIAQNGQPIGEIKDGDAVVFFNFRGDRAIEISRAFEEKDFNEFDRERYPNVLYAGMMQYDGDLMIPKNYLVSPSQLDKTISEYLCANKISSFAISETQKFGHVTYFWNGNKSGYIDKSLETYVEVPSDKIRFDLAPKMKAFEITEKTIELLKSGKYRFGRLNFPNGDMVGHTGVEKAIITSVEAADVCTARLIATVNELKGITVILADHGNADEMFVVKDGKKVVKTSHSLNPVPFAIVDSQYSGEYEMAKLEKRGLSNVAATLLNLLGFESVKEYDPSLVTFKS from the coding sequence ATGTCATTTAACTTATCAAAATTAAACAATTTCAAAACAAGGCCTGGTCCGCTTTTATTGATCATCTTAGACGGAGTTGGCTTAGGAAAACGCGATAATTCCGACGGAGTTTTTATGGCGAAAACGCCGTGCTTAGATGAGCTTATGAAAGGCAAGTTATATACAACGCTTAAGGCTCATGGAACAGCTGTTGGAATGCCCAGCGATGAAGATATGGGCAATAGTGAAGTTGGCCATAATGCTTTAGGGGCGGGGCGGGTTTTTGCGCAAGGCGCTAAACTTGTCAGCGAGGCGATTAACGCGAAGCGAATATTTCAAACACCTCTCTGGGGAAAGCTTATCGCGCAAGCCAAGCATGATAACAAGTCTCTGCATTTCATCGGCCTTCTTTCTGACGGCAATGTTCATTCGCATATCGATCATTTGTTCGCGCTTTTAAATCAATGCGTTAAAGAAGAGGTAAAAAAGGTCAGGCTTCATATTCTTCTTGACGGACGCGACGTTGGGCAGAAATCCGCGCCGATCTATTTAGAAAAAACCGAAAAGCTTTTAAGCGAGATCAGCAAGCAAAAAGGTTTTGATTACCGCATTGCGTCCGGCGGCGGGCGTATGGTAACTACCATGGACCGCTATAATGCCGACTGGACCATTGTCAAGCGCGGTTGGGATGCTCACGTGCTTGGAAAAGGGCGTCAGTTTTCTTCGGCAATGGAAGCCGTTTCAAAATACTATGAAGAAGATGAAAAAATTACGGATCAATATCTAAATGCTTTTGTTATCGCGCAAAACGGACAACCCATTGGAGAAATTAAAGACGGTGACGCGGTTGTCTTTTTTAATTTTCGTGGTGACCGGGCGATCGAGATATCCCGCGCGTTTGAAGAAAAAGATTTTAACGAGTTCGATCGAGAGCGCTATCCAAATGTCCTATATGCCGGAATGATGCAATACGACGGCGATTTGATGATCCCGAAAAATTATTTGGTCAGTCCGTCTCAGCTTGACAAAACTATCAGCGAATATTTGTGCGCTAATAAGATCAGTTCTTTTGCGATCTCTGAAACGCAAAAATTCGGGCATGTGACTTATTTTTGGAACGGAAATAAATCCGGTTATATTGACAAAAGCCTGGAAACCTACGTTGAAGTTCCGTCGGACAAGATCCGTTTTGACCTAGCGCCAAAAATGAAGGCTTTTGAAATTACCGAGAAAACCATTGAGCTTTTGAAAAGCGGAAAATACCGTTTTGGCCGCCTTAATTTCCCTAACGGAGACATGGTCGGGCATACAGGTGTTGAAAAAGCTATCATTACCTCGGTTGAAGCCGCCGATGTTTGTACGGCGCGTCTTATCGCGACTGTTAACGAACTAAAGGGAATTACTGTCATCTTGGCCGATCACGGCAATGCCGACGAAATGTTTGTTGTTAAAGACGGCAAAAAAGTCGTCAAGACGTCCCATTCACTTAATCCTGTTCCGTTCGCTATCGTTGATTCGCAGTATAGCGGCGAATATGAAATGGCCAAATTAGAAAAGCGCGGGCTCTCTAACGTAGCAGCGACCTTGCTTAATCTTCTTGGTTTTGAAAGCGTTAAAGAATATGATCCGTCGCTGGTCACCTTTAAATCATAA
- the rpsO gene encoding 30S ribosomal protein S15 gives MALVKEKKTEIIDNFKVHTKDTGSAAVQIAVLTEKINYLSEHFKVHKKDFHSRRGLLMMIGKRRRLLTFLKKSDPKKYEETINKLNLRK, from the coding sequence TTGGCTTTAGTTAAAGAAAAAAAGACCGAGATCATTGATAATTTTAAGGTTCATACGAAAGATACCGGCTCTGCCGCAGTTCAGATTGCCGTTTTAACCGAAAAAATCAACTATCTCTCTGAACATTTTAAAGTTCACAAGAAAGATTTTCATTCCCGCAGGGGGCTTCTGATGATGATTGGAAAAAGACGCCGTCTTTTGACCTTCCTCAAAAAATCCGACCCTAAGAAATACGAAGAAACAATCAATAAGCTCAATTTACGTAAGTGA
- a CDS encoding M28 family peptidase: MFKRILKYIILVILCVVGYLSTFGWHFQKSSAGVYSSQEESLAESLERHVYALSHDIGWRSVAEYENLQRSYQYIADQFKQFGLEVSTQEISVDGKSTYNIIAEKKGFKHPEAVIIVGANYDTYSNPGANNNASGVSALIELARIFSAQFPETTIRFVAFVNKEPPFAGTDQMGSMAYVKLVKETKQPIEAVIIMDGIGCYSYKDYSQRYFPFLGLFYPDKGNFVMASSNINSAGLLKTVMAAFRKKTSFPIRWSVAFDFVDSDHRVFWREKYPAVLISDTGSYRNKHFHSLSDTYEKLNFRNMSQVTYGIAAVLRVLAW; encoded by the coding sequence ATGTTTAAACGAATACTAAAATATATTATTCTTGTCATCCTTTGCGTAGTCGGGTATTTGTCTACGTTTGGTTGGCATTTTCAGAAGAGTTCTGCCGGAGTTTATTCCTCTCAAGAAGAATCTCTGGCTGAATCCTTAGAAAGACACGTCTACGCCTTGTCCCATGATATCGGCTGGCGTAGTGTTGCTGAATATGAAAATCTGCAAAGATCCTACCAATATATCGCTGATCAATTTAAACAATTTGGATTAGAGGTATCAACCCAAGAGATCAGCGTGGATGGAAAAAGTACGTATAATATCATTGCGGAGAAAAAAGGCTTTAAGCATCCTGAGGCGGTTATCATCGTCGGAGCTAATTATGATACTTATTCCAATCCTGGAGCGAACAACAATGCAAGTGGGGTGTCGGCCTTAATCGAACTGGCGCGCATTTTTTCCGCGCAATTTCCGGAAACAACAATTCGTTTCGTAGCTTTTGTGAATAAAGAACCCCCCTTTGCCGGGACGGACCAGATGGGAAGCATGGCCTATGTCAAGCTTGTCAAGGAAACAAAGCAACCCATCGAGGCGGTCATTATTATGGATGGGATTGGCTGCTATTCCTATAAAGACTACTCGCAAAGATACTTTCCGTTTTTGGGATTATTTTATCCGGATAAGGGAAATTTTGTCATGGCATCGTCAAACATTAATTCCGCGGGACTTTTGAAAACAGTGATGGCAGCCTTCCGCAAAAAAACATCTTTCCCTATTCGATGGTCTGTCGCTTTCGATTTTGTTGATTCTGATCACCGTGTGTTTTGGCGGGAAAAATATCCTGCCGTTTTGATCAGCGATACAGGGTCTTACCGCAACAAGCATTTCCACAGTCTTTCGGATACTTATGAGAAGCTTAATTTCCGTAATATGTCTCAGGTGACTTATGGAATAGCCGCTGTTTTGCGAGTGCTCGCCTGGTAA
- the pnp gene encoding polyribonucleotide nucleotidyltransferase, translated as MELQRVEIPFGSQNLIIETGKFAKQANGAVTVTYGGTVVLVTACMSKDKREGIDFFPLTVEYQEKTYAAGRIPGGFFKREGRPTESAILASRVIDRPIRPLFPKGFLNDVQVVALVLSSDGEHDPDILGVVGASAALMISDIPFDGPIGALRVAWVDEQMVINPTYVQRDASLLDLIIVGGKDGVVMIEGEAKEASEEKILEAIRFGFDKLQAVCSMQQELAKAVGLKKAKVELEEVDPKFLKKVEELSVGKLSQIYKISDKEGREEALDLLAKELTKDLTIFDAFKTDGKEITAGQVKAILHEIEAHQVRHIILSEKRRIDGRGLKDIRSISCETNILPRTHGSGLFTRGQTQSLAIATLGTRSDEQIIEDLEGKSKKTFMLHYNFPSFSVGETRPMRGPGRREIGHGALAEKAIRAIIPNKEEFPYTIRIVSEVLESNGSSSMATVCAGTLCLMDAGVPIKDAVAGISVGLVTKDKEAVLLTDIMGVEDHFGDMDFKIAGTRKGITAIQLDLKIKGISIDLLTQGMQQAKDARFIILDKMHAAISAPRAELSLYAPRITKLHINPEKIGDVIGPGGKIIKKIIEETGVSIDIEDDGTVLVASTNQESSQKAIGIIKGLTEEVVVGTIYHAKVKRVVNFGAFCEILPGKEGLVHVSELSNTFVKDVTKVVKVGDEFKVKVIEIDELNRVNLSKKQAE; from the coding sequence ATGGAGTTACAACGCGTTGAGATTCCTTTCGGATCTCAAAATCTGATTATTGAAACAGGAAAATTTGCCAAGCAGGCCAATGGTGCGGTGACCGTAACGTACGGAGGCACCGTTGTTCTGGTAACCGCTTGTATGTCAAAAGACAAGCGAGAGGGCATTGATTTCTTTCCTCTTACCGTTGAATATCAAGAAAAAACATATGCCGCTGGGCGCATTCCCGGTGGATTTTTTAAGCGAGAAGGACGCCCAACCGAAAGCGCGATCCTTGCTTCTCGCGTTATTGACAGGCCGATCCGTCCGTTGTTCCCTAAGGGTTTTTTGAATGATGTTCAAGTTGTTGCCTTGGTTTTAAGTAGCGATGGCGAACATGACCCGGATATCTTAGGGGTTGTTGGAGCTTCAGCAGCGCTTATGATCTCGGATATTCCTTTTGACGGGCCGATCGGGGCGCTTCGCGTAGCGTGGGTGGATGAACAGATGGTCATTAACCCGACTTATGTGCAAAGGGACGCAAGTCTTTTAGATTTGATCATCGTCGGTGGAAAAGACGGAGTTGTCATGATCGAAGGCGAAGCTAAAGAAGCCTCGGAAGAAAAGATCTTAGAAGCTATTCGTTTTGGCTTTGATAAATTGCAGGCTGTTTGTTCAATGCAGCAGGAACTTGCAAAAGCGGTTGGCTTAAAGAAAGCAAAAGTTGAACTAGAAGAGGTTGATCCAAAATTCCTCAAAAAGGTCGAAGAATTATCTGTCGGAAAGCTTTCTCAGATCTACAAGATTTCTGATAAAGAAGGCCGTGAAGAAGCGTTAGATCTATTAGCAAAAGAACTTACCAAAGATTTAACCATTTTCGACGCATTTAAAACAGACGGAAAAGAAATTACGGCCGGGCAGGTTAAGGCGATCTTGCATGAAATTGAAGCGCATCAGGTCCGCCACATTATTTTAAGCGAAAAACGAAGAATTGATGGGCGCGGGCTAAAAGACATTCGTTCCATTTCTTGTGAAACGAATATTTTGCCCAGAACTCATGGTTCCGGCTTGTTCACCCGCGGTCAAACGCAAAGTTTAGCGATCGCAACTTTAGGTACGCGCAGTGATGAGCAGATCATCGAAGACTTGGAAGGCAAGTCGAAGAAAACATTCATGCTCCATTATAATTTTCCGTCGTTTAGCGTCGGAGAAACGCGTCCGATGCGCGGTCCTGGCCGCCGTGAGATCGGCCATGGCGCTTTAGCGGAAAAAGCCATTCGAGCTATTATTCCTAACAAGGAAGAATTTCCTTATACGATTCGCATTGTTTCTGAAGTTTTAGAATCCAACGGTTCTTCCAGCATGGCGACTGTTTGCGCCGGGACACTTTGCCTTATGGACGCGGGCGTTCCTATCAAAGACGCTGTAGCCGGAATATCGGTCGGGTTAGTTACTAAGGATAAAGAAGCTGTTTTGCTTACGGATATTATGGGCGTTGAAGATCATTTTGGCGATATGGATTTCAAAATTGCCGGAACTCGCAAGGGAATAACGGCTATTCAGCTGGACCTTAAGATCAAAGGGATCAGCATTGACCTTTTGACGCAAGGGATGCAACAAGCCAAAGATGCTAGGTTCATTATTTTAGATAAAATGCACGCAGCGATTTCTGCGCCGCGCGCTGAGCTCTCTTTATACGCGCCGCGTATCACAAAACTGCATATCAATCCGGAAAAGATCGGCGATGTCATCGGCCCCGGAGGAAAAATTATTAAGAAAATCATTGAAGAAACGGGTGTTTCCATTGATATTGAAGATGATGGAACAGTTTTAGTGGCTTCCACTAACCAGGAAAGTTCTCAGAAAGCGATCGGCATCATCAAAGGCTTAACGGAAGAGGTCGTTGTTGGGACCATTTACCACGCAAAGGTCAAGCGTGTTGTGAATTTCGGCGCTTTTTGTGAGATCTTGCCCGGCAAAGAAGGACTTGTTCATGTTTCTGAATTGTCGAATACTTTTGTCAAAGATGTAACAAAGGTTGTTAAAGTTGGCGACGAGTTCAAAGTAAAAGTCATAGAAATTGATGAATTGAATAGGGTGAACTTAAGCAAAAAACAGGCTGAATGA
- a CDS encoding uracil-DNA glycosylase, producing MTTEEKIQKIEKLRAQIAKCQRCRLHQTRTNTVPGEGDVEAKILFIGEAPGRNEDLQGKPFVGRAGDVFDRLLESIGLTRQTIYLCNILKCRPPENRAPLSDEIQACVGSLDIQLKVVDSPVIAPMGNFAVTYIFQKFSIPFKKISDVHGKVFQAETPFGVKKVVPLFHPAVATYDNKKIDILLKDFQVLKDFLVKEIAA from the coding sequence ATGACCACTGAAGAAAAAATTCAGAAAATTGAAAAGTTACGCGCCCAGATCGCGAAATGTCAGCGTTGCCGTTTGCATCAAACCCGTACCAATACTGTTCCCGGCGAAGGCGATGTAGAGGCAAAGATCTTATTTATCGGAGAAGCCCCCGGGCGTAACGAAGATTTGCAGGGAAAGCCTTTTGTTGGGCGAGCGGGAGATGTTTTTGACCGGCTTTTAGAGTCCATCGGACTTACCCGTCAGACCATTTATCTTTGTAATATCTTAAAATGCCGCCCTCCGGAAAATCGCGCTCCTTTAAGCGATGAAATACAAGCCTGTGTGGGAAGCTTAGATATTCAACTAAAAGTCGTTGACTCGCCGGTGATAGCCCCGATGGGAAATTTTGCCGTGACGTATATTTTTCAGAAATTTTCTATTCCGTTCAAGAAGATCAGCGATGTTCACGGAAAAGTATTTCAAGCCGAAACACCGTTTGGCGTAAAAAAAGTTGTTCCTTTATTTCATCCGGCAGTTGCGACATATGACAATAAGAAAATTGATATTTTATTGAAAGATTTTCAGGTTCTTAAAGATTTTCTCGTAAAGGAAATTGCTGCTTAA
- a CDS encoding polysaccharide deacetylase family protein, giving the protein MDISLSLIVKIIFGLGFLVFIVASFCVFFDQAVLTRKETIYRVKTPQKRIALTFDDGPSPVWTPQILDELKKANVKATFFMIGHHVKKYPDIARRVADEGHLIGNHGYAHSVLMYYTPEELEEEIKYTEHVIREITGQTTKYFRPPKAWLGKREKEIIKSIGYEVVLWSLNSKDWVTFDDKYIIRYILRHIKNGDILLFHDSGGVFKAEGGDRRETVSTMPLLAEKLKERGFQFVTIEELIHGQ; this is encoded by the coding sequence ATGGATATCAGCTTATCTCTGATCGTTAAAATTATTTTCGGATTGGGATTTCTTGTTTTTATCGTTGCTTCGTTCTGCGTTTTCTTCGATCAAGCTGTCTTGACCCGTAAGGAAACGATCTACCGCGTTAAAACTCCCCAAAAAAGAATCGCGCTTACCTTTGATGACGGTCCGTCTCCGGTTTGGACGCCTCAAATATTAGATGAATTAAAAAAAGCTAACGTTAAGGCTACTTTTTTTATGATCGGCCATCATGTTAAAAAATATCCGGATATTGCCAGACGGGTTGCCGACGAAGGGCATTTGATCGGCAATCACGGGTATGCCCATAGCGTTTTAATGTATTACACGCCGGAAGAATTAGAGGAAGAAATTAAATACACGGAGCATGTCATTCGTGAGATCACCGGGCAGACGACTAAATATTTCCGTCCGCCCAAAGCTTGGTTGGGAAAAAGAGAAAAAGAAATTATTAAATCGATCGGCTATGAGGTTGTTTTGTGGTCTTTGAATTCTAAAGACTGGGTAACCTTTGATGACAAATATATCATCCGCTATATTCTGCGCCACATTAAAAATGGCGATATTCTTCTTTTTCATGATAGCGGCGGAGTTTTTAAAGCTGAAGGCGGAGACCGTCGGGAGACGGTTTCGACAATGCCATTGCTGGCCGAAAAGCTGAAAGAACGCGGCTTTCAATTTGTAACCATTGAGGAGCTTATTCATGGGCAATGA
- a CDS encoding glycosyltransferase family 39 protein, producing MGNDFFAKLSHGKLVLALVVLSYIFLMFGNGIISLTHPDEVFYIQTAKEMMTHKSWMTPYIFDQPQFEKPIFSYWLFIFALKIFGFTPFAARFAPAFFGIIGVVATYAIAYMLFQNKRLAFLSGVILTTSFIYIALSRAVLTDMIFSILVVLSLGAFYWGYINKEKRSLGVLACFAFSGVAVLAKGLLGFVFPAGIIGAFLIYKKDGAYFKRGSTLLGILIFAAIAIPWHVLMWKLYGYQFIDEYWHNDHLRRIFEAEHMKSNTWYFYLGTMIGGLFPWTLFFLAAIFTAFKNFYRESLQKEKLVFLLFWVSVVFIVVQSAQSKLASYIFPVFPALAIVLARYFENAFGTNADQPAQRSIKIISRIMASAFFLAPFAIIILSKKYSNLIDDMVPIYVFSFLALIIASLLFVFAKKPRVVFAVVCCVTVAVLAIFFLGRGSAEPWVSCRHISEELNAVNRADSTVICSKFYSRGVRFYTDRPIAVMDMNGKGFFSPHPVPMFHNDDQVFAFLNTQDRTFAIVKKSDFENLKRISQGQFSLELIKEIGGKYLLKIEKQ from the coding sequence ATGGGCAATGATTTTTTTGCAAAACTTAGTCACGGAAAGTTAGTTTTAGCTCTTGTGGTTTTATCTTATATTTTTCTGATGTTCGGCAATGGGATCATTAGTTTGACGCATCCTGATGAGGTTTTTTATATTCAGACCGCCAAGGAGATGATGACGCATAAAAGTTGGATGACACCGTATATTTTTGATCAGCCACAATTTGAAAAGCCAATTTTTTCCTATTGGTTATTTATTTTTGCGCTTAAGATCTTTGGGTTTACGCCGTTCGCGGCGCGTTTTGCACCGGCTTTCTTTGGGATTATCGGCGTCGTAGCGACTTATGCAATAGCTTATATGCTTTTTCAAAACAAACGGTTAGCGTTTCTGTCAGGGGTCATCTTGACAACAAGTTTTATTTATATCGCGCTTTCTCGGGCGGTTTTAACCGATATGATCTTTTCTATTTTGGTTGTTTTATCGCTGGGAGCTTTTTATTGGGGATATATCAATAAAGAAAAGCGCAGTTTAGGGGTTTTGGCATGCTTTGCTTTTTCGGGAGTGGCTGTTTTGGCAAAAGGGCTCTTAGGCTTTGTTTTTCCGGCTGGGATTATCGGCGCATTTTTGATCTATAAAAAAGACGGGGCGTATTTTAAGAGAGGTTCGACGCTTTTAGGGATTTTAATTTTCGCGGCTATTGCCATTCCTTGGCATGTTTTGATGTGGAAATTGTATGGATATCAATTTATTGATGAATATTGGCACAATGATCATCTCCGCAGGATCTTTGAAGCCGAACATATGAAAAGCAATACGTGGTATTTCTATCTAGGAACTATGATCGGCGGACTTTTTCCTTGGACGCTATTTTTTCTGGCAGCTATTTTTACTGCTTTTAAGAATTTCTACCGTGAATCTTTGCAAAAAGAAAAATTAGTTTTCCTTCTTTTTTGGGTAAGCGTTGTTTTTATTGTTGTCCAGTCGGCGCAATCAAAATTAGCCAGTTATATTTTTCCTGTATTTCCGGCCTTGGCTATTGTTCTTGCCCGATATTTTGAGAATGCGTTCGGCACAAATGCCGATCAACCGGCGCAAAGATCAATAAAGATCATTTCTCGTATAATGGCGTCTGCGTTTTTCTTGGCGCCGTTTGCGATCATCATTTTAAGCAAAAAATATTCTAACCTGATCGATGATATGGTTCCTATCTATGTCTTTTCCTTCTTGGCCTTGATCATCGCGAGCCTTTTATTTGTGTTCGCCAAAAAACCGCGGGTGGTTTTTGCGGTGGTTTGTTGCGTGACCGTAGCCGTTTTAGCTATTTTCTTTCTGGGGCGCGGTTCTGCGGAGCCTTGGGTATCTTGCCGGCACATTAGCGAAGAGCTTAACGCGGTCAATCGCGCGGATTCTACGGTTATTTGTTCAAAATTTTATTCGCGCGGCGTGCGATTTTACACGGATAGGCCGATCGCAGTCATGGATATGAATGGTAAGGGATTTTTTAGTCCTCATCCGGTCCCGATGTTCCATAATGATGATCAAGTTTTTGCATTCTTGAATACTCAGGATCGAACCTTTGCCATTGTCAAGAAATCGGATTTTGAGAATCTTAAACGTATTTCGCAAGGGCAATTTTCTCTGGAATTGATCAAGGAAATTGGCGGAAAATATTTATTAAAGATAGAAAAACAGTAA